The DNA region CTGGCCGAGGGAGGAGGGGACGTGGAGCCGGGCCCCAACCACGTGGTGGCTCCCGTGTGTGTCTGCTGCTGGCTGTGCGAGCGGGCCCACGCCCCTGGACTGCGTGGCCCTGGCCGGATCTTCTGCGGCTCCCGGATTTTGCTACAGCTCCTCTGCCTGCTGCTGTTTCAAGACAAATCCCGACGCCTGCTATACTGTCGAGCCGTATCGTTGCAGTTGCAGCTACTTGCCTGATCTCATTGACCCCATCGAGCGCAAATCATGGCCACTTAATTGTACATATGTCTCTGAGCGGCGGCGAATCACGGCCGTACTTGGTGTGCACATCACGTACGTATAGATCTAATGCGATGCGTACACCACGTAGCATCCTGTTCCAGCTAGGCTTGGTTGGCACGTTGTTGGTCGTCGATGGAACGAGCAGCGCTACGGGACAAGCTGACGGCGTGCCACTACGGGTACTTGTGCCACGGCCCACGGCGCAGCACGGCAGCAGTCAAAGACAGGCAGCAGCTAGCTGGAGTAGTGATCGACCGATCTCTCATTCCCTTCTCCCAGCCCCGCATGGCCGCATGATGTGCGCCGTACGGGTGGTGCTGGGCCGCATGATTACCGGCAAGAACGACAGCGATCGGCGATCGGAAGAGCCATTATCAAGGCCGTGTCCCCGATCGGTCGCCACGGCCGCGGGCACGAGCcgagcgacgacgacgacccgcGCGCTCCTGGAGTCCTGGCGCGTCGCTGTCCGCCAGGCGGCCGCGCGCTGGCGTGTGTAGTGTACCTGCAGGTACAGTGGGGGTTGGCTGGCGCCGGTAGCATCGGGCATCGGCCGGCTCCACCTCAGGTGAACTCGTCGGGTGGGTGGCGCGTGTGGAGTACGACGGGCTGCTTCGGCTCGTGGGAAATTCTGCTCGGGTCTCACTCCGGTGCTTGCTCGCCTCGGCGGCGGTGCTGCCTCAATGGCGATCCCGTCCGTCCACAGTCACACCGATGAATTTTTCACTTGCGAGCTGAGGGAGTTTTTGGTTCGAGTGGTCAAGTGAAATTTCTTGGCGCGCGTGGGGGAGCAGCGAGGCATGGGGTTGGGATGCCACAGAGGAGGAGTAGGTGGTAGCTTTGTCGGATCCGCGAGAAATCGGAGATTCCTCGGCAGGCTCTGCTGTTCTCCGCTGGCGGCTTGGCCCCTGGCCTCCTCCGATTTCAGGGTGCGTTTTGGATTGTACCGAGCTGCCATACCACTCAGTTCTCTCCTGTTGAGGAACAGACAGCGTGTGCTTGCGCGGTTCATGCACATCCACAGGAGTGGAAAGGAAGACCGGACTACGCCACGGCGCGCAGTAATTAACTTCGTCCAGGGACCGCAGTGATTTCGACACTATCTACAAAATCGTTTGTGCTCCTGTACGtagttttcttctttttttttggaaaagatTTTACGTAGTTTTCCACAAGTACAGAGCTGGGGGATCTTTAATACTCCAATATATAGTTAACTTATCAAAAATCCCAATCATGGTGTATACCTTTTTGTTGATAATGCATGGTGTATACGACCCGTTGCAGGCCAGCCGTTCAGCCGATTGCAGGTGACTCAGCACCGGATGACGGATGGACACGGAAGCAATCATGGAGGCGCAGGGCAGGGAACGTACATTATGACGTGGACAAGGACAAGCGAACTGAGGATCAGGTCGACCACACGGGCGCCGAACAGCCGAGTGAATGAGCTCTGAATTCATCGGATCCGATCCGATCCGCTTTCACTCCGAGGAAGTGCACCGCGCCTCTTGAAGGAATGCGATCGCGCCGATGAGGTCGATCAGGTTTGCAATGGCAGGTGGCAGCACGGCGAGCGACGGCGAGACGGGAGAGGGGTCCGTCCCTCCGGGGCTCCGGCCAGCCGGCTCACGTGGTGGTCTGGTCTCCCGGCCTCCCAAAGCGTTGGCAGCCAGCGCGGTGCCGGCCGTCCCCGGCAAGCGGCGTACAGCTGCTGCTGGTGTACTGGGCGCCTCTGCCTCAGCTCACATGGACATGGAGAGCGGCGGACGCGTGACATGACGGCGCACTGGCGTGGCGCGTACGAGGGAGACGATGCGGCGGCCGCGAGGTACAGTCGCGCAGACGTGCAGCACAGTGTCTGAAGGAGTCGAGGCAGGCGAGCGGGGCACGGCATGGCAGCAGCATCCGCTTTACCGTGCAGGCCCGGACGTGCCGCGCTGCCGCTCAATCGCTCATGTCCATGTGAGTGAGTGAGCGAGCGTGGCACGTGGCAGGTGTGCGGGCCACGCGATCGGTCGTTTGGCAGGCAGGCACTTATATTGCCGCGCGTCTGAACCTGCCAACTCCATTTTTTCTCTTGTCGATCGATTGCCACCGGATGATCAACGATTTTAAGCTAGCGGTCGCAACGCTCTTTCGTTTCGCGATTCCATGAACGGATGGAGTGGAGTATGGGACCAAGCCGTAGGTACCCAAACCCAAGGATGGCACCGCGGGCGATGCGacaccgccgccgtggcgccccaTGTCGCCGTGCGCCCGCTGCCATCTCAAAGCAGGTTCCACGCGATCGGACCGCTCACGTCCGCCAGCAGCTTCGTCCAAGTTCGATCGGCGTCGACGTCGAGACGCCGCAGAGCTGCGCGAGGATCACCGCCGCCTcggcggccgggcggccggATGCGTGAACGGATACCACCCGCCGTCTGAACTCCATGCGCTTGTCGACCGCCTCTGACGTTTTTAAGCTGCGCGCTGCACGGCTGCAGTGCTTCGGTACACAGAAATTTTCGTGGCTGGGTGAGTTTTGTCGCGACGGCTGATGGAGAGAGATTCCTGGCCCTGGCTGGGGTGGTACCCCCGTTTTGCTCTGTTGCCATGGGCAAGCGGACGGTTCATCACGCACCTCCGGCCCGCAGGGATAGGAACGAGGCTGGACAACTTGGCCCGCGACGATCTCGACCGTTTTTACAGAAGAGCTTTCCGTTCATGTCGCGGTGATCCTGGATACCTCAGCCTAGCATTAGCGGCGATCGTGCTGTTCTGTCGTCCATGACTTCAGAATCTTGGACTTGTATCTTCCACGATATGGACTGGAAAAGAATAAGCACCTGCCATCAGTGGCTGCGGCTGAAAACGGGCGCTGCCAGCTGTCGTCTTCAGGCCAGGCAATCAATCATGAGCTTTTGTTCCTATCTACGGAGTACGGGCTACGGCGTGCGTACGTGCGATGTCCCTGCTAGCGAGCCTTCAGTCCCCATCGCGCATCGAATACGCGCCACCTCGCGCTGGCCGTAGGTACTCCGGCCGTGTATTCGCATATTCCCCGGGAGGTTCCCTCTCGCACCTCACGTACGGGAACCCAGTCGTTGGCACCGCGTGTCTTGGCGCCGGAACACGCCACCGGATGCCGCGCGGCGTGGCAGTGGCAGCCCTAGCGCGCGATAAGGTCACTGGAAAGTCAGAGAGAGCGAgatgccgccgccgtccctggcATGGCTGGCGACCACTGGTACGGTCTCAGTGCGTAGCTTTCCGTCTGGATATTCCTACTGCTCTCTCCCGGTTCGTGAACCTCCGGCTCCGGGGGGGAATGGGCGAGGGCTGGACGACCGTGCGCGCCCTCGCAGCAGCTTGGCCCATGCGCGCATGGACCGCGACGACTGCGACGCTATTTACAAAGAACAGTCTCTTGTCTTCTCGTGTAGTCCTCAGAGAGTCCCGTAGATATTATTTAACAGCTTAGTTTAGTGCTTGTAGTGACTGCCTGTTGATTTATCCGTGTTTTGATATTTAGCGTTCCATGTTTCGTGATGTGGGCTGAGAAAGCGACCGTCACCGGCAGCAGCTGAAAACGGGCGCTTCCAACTGTCGGTTCCAGGTAACCAATCACGAGATGCGATTTGTTCTTGGCTTAACCAAGAGGCGGCGAGCTGTTGGATGGTTGCAGCTGCCACAGGACAGGTCCGGCGCTGGTGGTTGATGGATGCTTACACAGGTCCACAGTCGCCGAGCCCAGTACATAGGATCCGTTTCTTTTCCAAGAGTGTTACTGCTCTGTAGAATCGGGCACTGCATGCCTGCATGGATGCATGTGCCATTACGAGGATGGGAAATACAGGCTTTTGGCAGCACGCGATAGAAAGATCAGCCGATCAGGGGCGCCCGGCCTCGGCTCACGTGGCGGTCTCCCCGCGACCCGGCCCCCCCACTCGAAGCGCTGGCACCGGCAGCGCCGCGAGCACTGTGCCGGTGAGCCCCAGCTGCTCGCTCCCCGCTGCGCGCTCGCGGCCACATGGATTCATGGGACGCGACGCGGCAGGCGATCGGGGTCGAGGTGACGGCACGTACGAGGGATACGACAGGAGCGGCAGTAGTCTGCCACGGATCACCTGCCGTGCCGGCTGCCGAGTGGGGTGGCCGCCGGGATATGTGCGCCGGCCGACGCGGATCGGAGACGGGTACGGTCGGGGCCGGGGCCCGGGCCCGGCCCATCGGGCGGTACCGTACAGTTACAAGGCGAACATGATGATGCCCGTCGCGTGTCCACTTGGAGCATGTTACTTTACTCCGTATTGGTTTCTGTCTCTGAGCCCAGCACGATGGTGGCATGCATGGCGCGCGGGCCAGTGATCGCGCTGGCGTGTTCCGCCATCGGTGGAAGGACGGTGGTGACGGCAATCATGTGGAGTGCGCGGTGGGCTCGTCACGCCAGATTATCAGATTACCGAATCCTCGGTCTCTTTCTCGCTCCCAGCCAGGACTCGGGGGATTAGTTTATAATGTTGGCAGCGTGATCTGCTCGATCGATCTCGTCTAGCTACTACGATTATCACCTGTCAGCCTACCTATAATTTAGCTCGCAAGATAAGTGCTCCACACTCAACTACTCCCTTCGTGAATCCGtaccaaattattagtcgttttagtATTTCTAGATTTTTAAATTTTACTATACGTCTAAATATAATATATAAAGATAACTAGTAAAAACTATATATCTAAAAAAGTTAAAATTATACGTAACGCGTTACATGCATCCCTAGAGCACATGACAGATGCTGAGCGTGCGAGTAGGATGTGGTAGGTGTGTTTCGCTGAGTTGTGGCATTGTTGGAGAGAAAATGTTGAACTGGAATCTTTCCTCGTCCGTGCCATCGATCCACATGCACGTCGTCAGTGGAAAGACGGCTCACGGCTGGTGCGTGGCCAACTGGCCGTACTGGCGTGCACAATGCATGTTTGGTAACTTGGGTGACCAGTGGTCGCAGTGGCTTGCCCTGCATTTCTAAACTGACCCGAGGACAGCGAGGGCGATTACGTCACATGTATTACAGGTCATCTGAACAAGACCGGTAGGAATAGTTAACTTTTACCAGCGTTGTCAGGTTGGATCGTCGTCGATCTACCTCAACAGCGAAGTGTTTGTCAGCATCCGGCCTCAGCCGTGCACTGTACTGTACCACAGCGTCCGCCAGCAGAGCGGACAGCATCCGCCGTCGCGCCCATGCCGCCGCCGAGCGCGAGAAAAAGCCACCGCGGAAGCTAGCGCGGATATCCCGTCGCGAGCACGTGCAGCCCGTCAGCCAGCCCCCGTCCAAGTCGATCGCTTCCACAGCTCCAAGGGTTCGGTCGCCAGCTCACGGCGGCACGGCGGTCGGACACCGCCggcccgcgcggccgcgccaCGTTTCCTCCTGCCAATCGCGTGGCGGCGCGGCACAACTCTCCTGGACTTGCAGTCGTGTCAGGACCCGCCGGACGCGCTCGGCGAAGGCTCCTCGATCGCGTGGCAACTCAAAGTGGATCCTCATCACGTGGCAACTCAAAGTGGGCTGCCAAGCATGCCAGGGGTTTCGCTGATCTGGTTGGGGGCATGCGCGCGAGCGCGTCAGGGTGAAAGCCAGGCAGCTCCGGCCGCCGAGGCTCGTCAGGGCGGATgcacgcgcgcggcggcggcgcgccagCACAGCAGATGTCAGTTTTGATTTGAAGACCCCTCTTTTCCCTGTAGAAAGGAGCAAACGTGGCGATTTAGGTTTCCAGTTTGGGTATCAACAACTTTGGGGGCATGTACACGGGTCCAGTCAAAACTACTGAACAGATTTCCGTTGAAAGTTGGATTTACAGCAGGCTAACAGCATGCTAACCTTGTCAATCTCACGGCGTCAACGCCAACCCTGTAATTTCCTGAGGATTTGCAGGTGTGCTCGTCACGTTTGGAGCCCAACCAGCGAGTAAAGAACAGCCCGCTACCACCAGCGTCGAAGCTAACTTATCAAAAAGGAGGCCCACTACCATATCCTCCTCCACAGTCCACACCACATGTACCAGAGCGAGAACAAGCTGCCACTTCTCGTTGATTAGTACCACCTCGGCAGTTAGCACAGATCCCAACCAGCTTAAATGTCCCGTCCTCGCCCGCTGCCTCGCCGAGCCAAGTAGCGATGGCTTGTAACCCGAGCGGGGGTATTAAGGTGGTGTGGATGCCTCGTGTGGCGCTTGGGTCTGGACCTGCGGCTGCACTCTGCGGCCCGCCCGTTCCAAGTTGCGTAGTGGGCTGCGGCGCCTTGGCGAAGGCCTCGGCGTCTCAGCACCTAGAGCGGTGGGCAATGCGTGAGGCTGGTTTCACAGAGCAGCGAATACCACCCGCTGCCAACGGTGGGAGGATAACGGGCCGCTGCACCACGGGCCCGCGGTAGGCCCATGCGTCCTCTTTGGCAGACCAccatcttttttatttttattttgtttgatAGTTTGTATATGCACACTATGTTCCTACAGGCTTGAAAAATTCATTTCCTTTATTGTTGTGTGTAAACCATTCAAATATATTAGCCACTCCGCTCCTTTTCTGTTTGACTTTTCTGCCGTTTGCAAGATATGATTGTAACTACGTTTTTTATTTGCTAATACTACTTAAACTATAATTTTGCTGGAACACATTTTGAAGATAAATCTTGCACGTAGAAACTTAATGGTTTTAAGCACCTGTGTCAGGTGATTAAGGAAGTTGAAACCAAGGTTGAGTGACTTGtttattttttttagaaaatggGGGATATTTTCTTGATTAAAAAACACAACTCAAGTTCAAAACTTGGTGATACGATCACTGGGCAACAAGATAGGAGATAAATAAGCTAATAATAACTTCTCAAAGCTTCACTTTGTGCAATAGACAAGCATATTTGCGCATATATACTCACTCCTATGTAACACCATTTGCACACACCTCATCTATACGAATGTGTCCCAGAGATACCATAAGTGCATTTGACGTGCATGTTGTGTATCGTTGAAAGATTAAATTAACCATAAAACTGACAACGCTTATGTTGGTTAAGATAGTTCAGCTCTTGTTGCCAGGTTTCGTTACAAGAAAACTAACCAACCTACCTATTTTTAGTTCGCATACTGTAGAATGACTTTGCCCAAAAACAACGCGTGGGAGTGAGACGGGAGAGTTTAACTTTGGCTGCAAACGGAAGCGCCCCATTGGCCCATTCCATTTCCTCAAGCAGTCAAGCGCATACGCAGAGCCAGAAACACACTTGAGGGGAAGATAATTGCACATGAGACCTTACTGCCCTACGCATTTACACTTGCGCAACAAATGTCAGGATGCGATCTGAAATCCATCCTCCTAGCGTCTCATATTTATGTCTGATGCCGTTGTCGACGATTTTTCTCCTCCACATGACTTGAAGCCTACGAAGTAATTCGACGGAACCCGCATGGAGTTCACCAGAAATCCAGCAAGGGCTGCCGGGCAAAATATTTTTCCCCAGAGCGCGCACGCTTCACCCTGGCTCCAGCAAACCCAAGGCGAATCACGAGACCGCCCCCACGCGCCCGTCCCAACGGTCGACCGAATCCCGCCGTCCACCTGCGCCCCGCGCCCACTTCCCACCGTCCAGATCGCCCTCGCCTGGCCCGCGCCGAGGTTAGAATCGTCCGGACGCGAAGCCCTCCTCTTCCCTTTTAAGACAAGCCCGGGCAGCGGGCGCCTCCCAGTTCGAAATCTCAAATCCATCCATCCTCCTCGCGTTCTCCcccaaccccaaccccaccccgCTCCACGCCTCCACCCCACCCCCCATCCTCCGATCcccgcgagcggcggcggccagcgaTGGCGGCGAGCAACATCGGCATGATGGACGGCGCCTACTTCGTCGGGCGCAACGAGATCCTCGCGTGGATCAACACCACGCTGCAGCTCGGCCTCTCCAAGGTGGAGGAGGTAAGCGACGCCCGCGTCTCCTGTTCCCGATCTCCGCGGTGTGGTGCCGGAGGTTTCTCGGATCTGCGGGGAGGATGCTCCGTTTGTATTGGTTGGGGGTGGGTGGGTTCTGCGCGAGGCGAGTCCCTGAGAGGCTGAAACCAGCGGTTGATTTCGGTGGTCTGCAGGCGGCGTCGGGCGCGGTAGCGTGCCAGCTGATGGACGCGGCGCACCCGGGGGCGGTGCCGATGCACAAGGTCAACTTCGACGCCAAGACCGAGTACGACATGATCCAGAACTACAAGGTCCTGCAGGACGTGTTCAACAAGCTCAAGATCACCAAGGTGAGTCCCGGCTTGGTTTATTTCCCCTCTTTCTGCCGCCCGCGTGCGAGGTCACATCATGGATATTAAGATTTCTGCTACTAAAACAATTAATTTACATGTCATATTTTGGTAGGTATTTCTCATGTCCAGTTTTGGTGGGTTTCCTGTGTTTCGGCTATTACTTAGTTTGGTAACCACATAAAGGGATCTTAATTTTTTCTGGTTTCCTTTGCTAATTCAAAGCAGATTGATGCCGCCATAATCTTCTTACTCTATTTTTTCCCATGCCGTGTTGTTTTGTAACGTTGGAATATGACAAGAAGAATCAAACACTGCATTCCTAGATCTTTTTTTTTCATACTGCTAGAAACCTTTGAAATCAAGAGTTAGCAATGTGTCTTTTCTAGTTTAGGTTCTTAGTTGCTACTCTAAACTGGCTTTTGGTACTGCTGGGAtcttactctttgttgtttcctttgtCGCAGCACATCGAGGTGAACAAACTCATCAAAGGAAGACCTCTTGACAATTTGGAGTTTATGCAGTGGATGAAAAGATACTGTGATTCTGTCAATGGTGGCTTCATGACCAGGTAATCACTGATCTGGTCACTTTTTGTAGCCTGTAGATCAATTGAGTGCGAACATTTCCCAGTACTTAGTTTCCTTGATTTCTACCAATTGTAACTGAACTGTACTGTAAGAAATTGTCTGGATGCTTACATTTTATTTTCCTGTTCTGTATGACACACACAGCTACAATGCTTCTGAGAGAAGGGAAAGCAGCAAAGGTGGAAAAGAAACCAACAGAAGAACATCGGTGCCCTCTCACACGCCGGCCAAGTCTACATCCACAGGACACAAGGCTCAACCTTCATCACATGGCACTAAGCGGGGAAGTGGACAAGCGGCTAATGCGCCACAACGCAGTGCTAAACCATCACTTGCCAACTCTGGTGGACCAGCTTATGATGAACAGGTTATTCTTAGTAATCAGTCTATGTAAATATTTCTCCAAATTTGTTCTCCATATGCAACATTATGAAGACTTGTCCCATGGTTTGCAGATCACTGAGCTGAAGCTCCTGGTTGATAGCCTGGAGAAGGAGAGAGATTTCTACTTCTCCAAGTTGCGGGACATTGAGATCCTGTGCCAGAGCCCTGAAGTTGAGCACGTGCCTGTGAGTACTGAGTAGTTGCAGTGTATCTATCATTTGAAAGACTTCTGAGTTGTTGTTCTATCCATTGTTCAGAGTTGTGTTTTGATGATGGTGCTGATGTGTCTTCTGCTCTCAGGTCCATGCTATCCAGAACATACTCTACACATCAGAGGACGACCCAGCAACAGTGGCCGAGGCTCAGGCGATGGTTtccaagcagcagcagccggcgcTGAGCCCCATCCTGGAGGCGTCCGATGAGAGGCCGAAGCAAGAGGTTGCGAACAAGCGGAAGAGCATCTCGGACCTGGAGGAGTTTGGGATGGCATCCAGCTCACGGCAGAGGCTCTCCGACATCTCCGACGTGCAGCTGTGTGGATCCCCGCTGATGAGTTTCAGTTGAAGCAACTGTCGTTGCTACAAAATCGGTCTCGTCATTGCTGTTATGACCTGGTCTTTTGTAAGGCAGTGAAACTATCTCCGTTGGATTGGTTTGTGGATCCGTCTGTTGTACGGTCGGTGGTGTATTGTCGTGTGCCCGTTTGCAAGGTACTCCTCCCGTCCTATTAATATACAAGGCGTAACTATTTTTTACTTAAATCTCATAATATAAGACGCGTTCTCTACGTATATATACACGTACATCGATACAGTAATATTAGTGTTGATGGAGAGAATTAAATACGTTCCTCGGTCTTTGAACCAGAGGTGGTTACGTCTTATATACTGGGACGGAGGAAGTAGTAATATTTTCCGCCACAGAATTTGTGGCCGCTACAAATCATTCATATATTATGATCTAAGGTGGTATTACCCGTTGGCTGTTGccattctttctttcttttttcttttttt from Panicum hallii strain FIL2 chromosome 9, PHallii_v3.1, whole genome shotgun sequence includes:
- the LOC112876815 gene encoding microtubule-associated protein RP/EB family member 1C; translation: MAASNIGMMDGAYFVGRNEILAWINTTLQLGLSKVEEAASGAVACQLMDAAHPGAVPMHKVNFDAKTEYDMIQNYKVLQDVFNKLKITKHIEVNKLIKGRPLDNLEFMQWMKRYCDSVNGGFMTSYNASERRESSKGGKETNRRTSVPSHTPAKSTSTGHKAQPSSHGTKRGSGQAANAPQRSAKPSLANSGGPAYDEQITELKLLVDSLEKERDFYFSKLRDIEILCQSPEVEHVPVHAIQNILYTSEDDPATVAEAQAMVSKQQQPALSPILEASDERPKQEVANKRKSISDLEEFGMASSSRQRLSDISDVQLCGSPLMSFS